A genomic stretch from Xiphophorus maculatus strain JP 163 A chromosome 16, X_maculatus-5.0-male, whole genome shotgun sequence includes:
- the LOC102218594 gene encoding protein HEXIM-like: MTEPAEQTHRMVTSGSPSGESSGDALEHLPANNRGGPQNGERGRQRAEKHQRRAEYCEDINTDKLWQMKGGRREVCPASAAGNELSKYPNATEPHKTTDSDASPDCDHKRRGKKGEHGPLQETLNRSGVENLLIDSDTGLEARLGKKRHRRRTSKKKRHWKPYNKLSWEEKKALEERETVRASRMREEMFAKGLPVAPYNTTQFLMDEHDREEPDLNTEAGVRRLSGVSGRMEDTGSEEDLFDNEEEEDDDGSGGGGSDGIGRPGNAGGEYLQRDFSETYEMYHVESLQNMTKQELVQEYLELEKCMSRLEEENNRLRRAVEPVAAAEHSQVRLQEMELELERLRAENTELLLQSQPCKESGQVATN; the protein is encoded by the coding sequence ATGACGGAGCCAGCGGAGCAGACCCATCGCATGGTAACTTCAGGCAGTCCATCAGGTGAGAGTAGCGGGGACGCTTTGGAGCATCTCCCAGCCAACAACCGTGGAGGACCGCAGAACGGCGAGAGGGGGCGCCAGAGAGCGGAGAAGCATCAGCGTCGGGCGGAGTACTGCGAGGATATCAACACAGACAAGTTATGGCAAATGAAAGGCGGACGGAGGGAGGTGTGTCCCGCTTCAGCAGCCGGAAACGAGCTCTCCAAGTACCCGAATGCTACCGAGCCTCACAAAACAACCGATTCCGACGCTTCACCCGACTGTGATCACAAACGTCGCGGGAAAAAAGGCGAACACGGCCCGCTGCAGGAGACTTTGAACCGGTCGGGAGTGGAGAATTTACTCATCGACTCCGACACTGGCTTGGAAGCACGTCTGGGCAAAAAGAGGCACAGGCGCAGGACCTCGAAGAAGAAACGCCACTGGAAGCCTTACAACAAACTTTCATGGGAGGAGAAGAAAGCCCTAGAGGAGCGGGAGACCGTGAGGGCTTCGCGGATGAGGGAGGAGATGTTCGCCAAGGGGCTCCCCGTCGCGCCCTATAACACCACCCAGTTCCTGATGGACGAGCACGACCGAGAGGAGCCCGACCTCAACACAGAAGCCGGGGTCCGGCGGCTTTCTGGGGTCAGCGGTCGCATGGAGGACACTGGAAGCGAGGAGGACCTCTTCGACaacgaggaggaagaggacgacGACGGGAGCGGAGGAGGCGGCAGCGACGGCATCGGGAGGCCTGGGAACGCAGGTGGAGAGTACCTCCAGCGGGACTTTTCCGAAACCTATGAGATGTACCACGTCGAGAGTCTGCAGAACATGACAAAACAAGAGCTGGTGCAGGAGTACCTGGAGCTGGAGAAGTGCATGTCCcggctggaggaggagaacaaCCGGCTGCGGCGCGCCGTGGAGCCCGTGGCCGCGGCGGAGCACTCCCAGGTCCGACTGCAGGAGATGGAACTGGAGCTGGAGAGACTGAGAGCCGAGAACACCgagctgctcctccagagtcagCCCTGCAAGGAGAGTGGGCAGGTCGctacaaattga